The following nucleotide sequence is from Corylus avellana chromosome ca7, CavTom2PMs-1.0.
CTCGCTCGAGCGCACcccgagtgtgatcgagcgcacttacgCTGACTTCGTAGCGCCGAAACCctagaattttattatttatagcatatttttctattgtaaacacaCGTTGGGAGGCGCCGTTTAGAGCCTATTTTCGACCTAGAGTTGTTCTTGAGCTTTTTGGACATTTTCCGTTGTAAGTTTTACGTTTGTTATGATTTCAACTGATTTGATTATGTATTTTGTTATCATAAAAGgataaaaccttcaactaaggttgaagatgaagcctcaccattgattagttttatgttttcatgtttgttTGTACAATTCTGACCTTAAtttaatgtatgttcgtttcaattcaattatgtgacaaaattgtgtttgattgtgccgaagttggatatttattgtgtttcatccgatggatacattgcatcttttgatttactttggatatccattgtcttttgtgtaAAGCAtagatacattggatcttttgaactaaattagatatgcattgttttttgtcaaatggatggattcaatgaatctttcaataggaacaatagaacatgcatagggtttaattgtttgtcggatttATGAACTAAAACATgagaatatatgctttaatttggtaaGGTGGATTCTaaaaaccttagtacctttttatcattccatttaatcagttttaattttagtttatttttatttttattttgcacgacaaaattACTCAAACTTCGGAActaagttaaaataggattagtttaaatAGAGATTGATTTACACAACaaaattccctgtggatcgaccttgcacttgcacacATGCTATATTGCACACAACTCGTACGCTTACgagtataattaaatttgtgcATCAGCACACACCATCCAAGCTCACTGGCCCATTTAGTGGCCCATCGGCGCACAATTGACAGCCATCACCAGTATCGGTCTCCCCCATCCACTATCGCTTGCAAAGTCTGACCACAACTGGCTACTGATTTCAGCAACCTTTTCCAGCCAACTTTGATAACCTCCTCCGGTCACTTTTTTGTAGCTACCTTAGGCGAGTTTCCGCCCAACTCGGATAGCTTTTCCTAGAAGCCTTCTCTGGCCATTTTCCAGCACCCACTTCTGACCAACTCTAGCATCACCTTTAGCCAACGCTGACAGCCTTTTTCTAGCCAACTCCAATAGCCTCCTTCAGGAACCCGTGGTAGCCTTTTCCAGCCATCACCGGCAGCCTTTTTTAGCCACCTCTGGCAGCCTTTTTCAGTCAACTCTCACAACTTTTTCCATGCATCGCCATCAACAATCTTACAAgatcaatttattttcttttccaaacttaagcttacaccttgagtttgaggggatgttagaatatttagaaaatattctctatattagggtttatttcattctttaatTATTCTAGGATTTACTTGTTCACCCCTCgtagcctctctataaatagaggtcatTGTAATAAATATTAGAGTTAATAACGTTTTTAGTACCTGGGTttgcagttttttatttttcccctaGGTTTCCAAAACAGTCAAAAATGGTACCTGACCTatgggaaaagaagaaattgataCCTCCGTTAGATTCAGTGAGAGAAAATTAACGATCTGCAACGTATCACTTCCAAAATATgtcacatgtcctaaaaattaaaaataattaataataataataataataataataataataataataaattgaaaattgcatggggtggccggccacccccagagggGCCACAgggctttgggggtggtttcggccacccccactGGCCAAaatggccacccccattggccaaaatggcAACCCCatgcaattttcaatttttttatttttatttttatttttaggtttaattttttttattattttattatttttagtttttaggaCACGTGACATATTTTGGGAGTGACACTTGgcatatcattaattttttcttacgAAATCTAATAGATGTATTAATTTCGTCTTTCTCATAGGTCAAGTACCATTTTTGACTGTTTTGGAAacttaagggaaaaaaataaaaaactgcaaACCTAGGtgctaaaaaagttattaaccctaaatatTAACATACTTCAATATATAAGATGTAGCCCATTACTTTCTTTCCACTTCCGCTtctgctctcttttttttctttcatatatttcTACATAAAAGACTAAACTTCCTTTCATCTCTTTATGATTCCTCattctctaaatattttttttttaaaaaaaataatttttctccgAAATAAAGAATGGAATATAGAGTATTTTTAAAAGTGGTCattcaaaataccaaaaaaaaaaaaaaatgttattctttaaaatttgaagtaTCCATTATGAATACTCTTATATGAAGAAAATTTATATCAATTTCAAAATGAAGacatgtgagaagtacatgctattaaaaaaatgtgcttCTCATAGAACTAGCAGCAGTTTTTATTACATGGAgtcaaactactttttattttcttactcCAAATAGGTTCCTTATCTTTCTTTATATtaattagggtaaagtccacttaaccccctcaaactaccaccccaatgacaatttacttcataaactatcaattgcgacaatttaccctcaaaactaccaaaacaatgacaatgtacccccaattttaacaaaataatgaaattacccttactaaaataaaaacaaaaatacaaaaatttaattttttttttcaaatttaaatggtatttttgtcttattaaaaattttataagggtaattttgtcattttgctagcattgggggatacattgtcattgttttggtagtttaggggggtaaattgtcgtaattgatagtttttggAGTAGATTGTTATtaaagtggtagtttgagggggttaagtgggcTTTAccctattaattaaatattctttatCCATTTGTCATTACTTTCCTAGCGGCTATATTCTTAAGTGCATTAATCGTATTGTTTTGCTGACCAGCTATATTCTGATGgttatattcttttatttttctcagtCATTCAGCTCTTTTATTGTAGATCAACGGCAAATAGGAAGCCATCCACGGTCATCTTAAAACCCTAAGAATTGAAGCCTTCTTCGATTTTCATGACCACCTACAATGCCCCAAGAATGGCAACCAAAACCGATGAGCATCCACTACAGCTCTGTTATGGATGGCCAGCCTCTTCTTGAGGGTGGTTCGGACACCCAcatatttcatttcattctattttttatttttttaaaaaaatattttagttaaaaaaaaaataaaaataaaaacaatgtggatttcttttgaaAGACATAGAATAACTATTGCTCTTTGTAAATTGAATAGTATGGTACGAAACGAAAGAATAGCTAGAATAACCATTCCATTCCGAGATTCTATTTTACGAAGCAAACGAGCCATGAAGAAAGAGAATGAGATTTAAAGAATGAGCTATTAGTGCTCTCACATGTTAAAAAACACATGACACTTTTAAAgaagtaatgctaaaagtcaGTCTTGTGTATGACGTGGCTtacaaaattatcattgggcaTGTGATTGAttactattatattttgatcaaattgtaattttaaaagcaaccTCATATTTATAATAACACAAAAGAAagttatagcattactccattgaattaaagaaattttcctaacaattcaatttataaaaaagctTGTGTGGTGTCATTTTGAAAGGATTTTTCAAGCGGTGGTCAAAAGAAATTTAAGAGTATATGGAACCTTAATCAATGTTGTCAGAGAATATATGTCAAGATTATGCTATAAGTGATTTAATGGTAACTTTTTTATTGACAACACTTCCAATTTCAGTTACAggtttcaaataaataaataaaaaaggatggTGTTCATAACGCACCAATCTTATCTTGCTCATATCGAAGATTGGATCAAAACCGTCCATCTTTAACCCATAtactctcttatatatatatagataagcTTCTGATCTTTATTAATTGTACAAGTATTTTGAGTCTGAACATTCATCACTTGGCAGCAAATTGGTTCAAAGCGTTTGTGAAAGTCCTTTGGTAAGtgttaaattaatttttctttttatttctaatcaTTATCCAGATATAATTCTCCATGTTTATATCCCCTCTTCTTTACTATGCatgtttctttttaattattgtttaatttattttttgaatattagaaaaacttaaaacatttgtcattttgatattccattttttatttttttgaatttttttagtaatttaattagATTTAGAATTTTGAGTAAAAGAAAGTTAGATAGAATTAGAAAGAGCAAACTATAATCAAGAAGGCTTATAGTATATCAACTAATTAATCCAATGGTTAAAACATAACTAGTTGTAGATCAAGTTTCTTAGAATTTGGAGTAAATTTAGCTTCAAGGAGAGGAAATATTCTTATTAATATATGATACagttttcaattctttttttttttttagaaaaaaaaaaaaccttgattTATTGTCTTCTCTTCACCAGTCAATGCTAGTGGTACTAACCttggaccaaaaaaaacaaaaaaacaaaaaaacctttGGTAAACGTGTTGTGGGGGTATAAGAACAaccattctctcttttttttttttttttttttttttttttttacagtcagaatttaaagttgatttatttaacatttatgattttatattatttaatttaaaaacaaatacttttcaaaattaactttatatacaccattagatgtataaattttaaattttaaattttaacaaataataataataataataatatcgaTTTGTGTGAATTGTCGATGTTAgatatgttatttttcttttttaaaaaaaaaaaaaaaaaaaaaaaaaatcttttcagaCGTGTATAAATAGATCATGACACTTTAATTCCAAAACTTAACCAGATCTCCTTATTGATTCCTTCTAGTTTTGTTGACCCTGATGTTTATTAGTTTCCTCCctctctttttcaaatccatCATCATTTACATATTTAATGGTGGATTTAAGAGAAGAATGAGTGATGGAAAAATAGTATTTCTCTATCAATTAATCTTTTTtcaagtatatattttttatatttaagatATAAAAATTGTTCTGAAATGTCATTTTTCTCgacctatttttatttttatttttattttttatttttaaaaaatggtgaTTTGCAGGTTATGATCAAAACGAGAATGATGAACAGTTGGGGTTGGGGCGCATTAATATTTCTGACGCTTGCATGTATGATTAATGTTGAGAGCATGAGGCCATTAGAAGCCATGCATTTGAATGATCATCATGGAAAGAGATGGGGTGTTCTTGTCGCTGGCTCAAGTGGTTATGCCAATTATAGACATCAGGTTatgattaattatatatataatttaatttgtttgattagCAAAATCAatcccttaattaattaatgttggtttaattaataaataatctTGTTATggcatgcatatatatgcagGCTGATGTATGTCATGCATATCAAGTATTGAAGAAAGGTGGCTTAAAAGAGGAAAATATCATTGTTTTCATGTATGACGATATTGCATTCCATGCAAGCAACCCCACCCCTGGTGTCATTATCAACAAGCCATATGGCAATGACGTTTATTATGGAGTCCCCAAGgtctttttcttaattatacCTTCAAATCCATCCAtatcatcttttattttattttattcaaaatcgATTAATATTATCTTGTTAAAATTAGGATTTCTatgcttacaaacaaattttacagaaaaactctTACAAACTGATATGAGACAatatgattaggtttttcaaaatttaaacttattttatatccaatcatgttgtgctacatcagtttataaaagtttttctgtaaaatttgtttatatgCTTAGCATTCCTCTGTTATATATTATAcactctttttttaaataaacctCCGAATTATCATTTATGACATttaaagcatgtttgagattcgtttgaaaaatcgattttttaagtaaaaaaaaaaaagttttcttggcaaaagtttcatttttaagcttttgtcaaaaatgtgttttgaccatttttaggcattttgaactcttaaaagcgctttcgattctttttaccaaacgtgtatttatttaatttttttcaaacggactttttaagtgttaatcGCACTTTTAAGCCCATCAAACACACATCCAATCACGCCCTTAGCCTCTTCAATCTATCATTTTATTGTACTTGGCaccttcattatatttttaggTTGAAAGGGATGGAAACTTGCGCACGTGATTTTCTtgtacattttttgtttttttttacttaaaatatcCAAATTACCTTTCTACCATCAAANNNNNNNNNNNNNNNNNNNNNNNNNNNNNNNNNNNNNNNNNNNNNNNNNNNNNNNNNNNNNNNNNNNNNNNNNNNNNNNNNNNNNNNNNNNNNNNNNNNNNNNNNNNNNNNNNNNNNNNNNNNNtaagtaaaaaaaaaaaaaaaagtgcaaatgtGGATCACGTGCAATATAATAATAGTTTAAAGGGACTAAGTGTTATAAAAGATATATAGTTTGGagatttctttacaaaataggaaatagagagaattttaaatggagatgatcattttccaCAAAATAGGTGTCGGTTTGGAGGGTTAAGTGTAATTAATGTTGCATTTCTTGTTGTAGGATTATACAGGAGATGATGTTAATGTGAATAACTTTTATGCTGTTCTTCTTGGAAACAAAAGTGCCCTTACTGGAGGCAGTGGTAAGGTTGTGGATAGCGGACCAAATGACtctattttcttatattatgtCGACCATGGCAGTTCTGGGATACTCGGTTAGTAATTAATTTCACTTATTATATACCAAATTTAATTCAACCCAACTTCCTCACAAAGTTAATTCGTAAGTTGTCTCTTCGTTTTCCTTAATTGCTCTACTTTTGTTTCCTTTACAGAactttatttatactttttgcCTTTAATGGTGGCCCCAATTCTCTCACAGGGTCGGATAATTTATTTGACATTTTCCCAATAATTTTAAGTTTGGCACCCGTTTATAGTTGTTTTGGAGCTATTGTTAGGGTTGTACACCTCTTTACTTTTCATGTAATCTctcatttttcccaaaaaaaaaaaaattatctcttaattaaaaaaataaataaatgcatcaAGGTTTTTAGTTTTGGAAGACTAAAATATGTAGCATCCCATGGCACTGAATATTAGGGATGCCTAATGGGGAGTATGTGTATGCCAAAGATCTGATCAATGtgttgaagaagaagcatgCTGCAAAAACCTACAAAAGTATGGTAAGTTATCATCATTTCCAAAATCCTTAATCtatagtattaattaattatattttgggggttaaattacttaatatgtatattatgTAAATTAATTGTAGGTAATTTACGTGGAAGCTTGTGAATCTGGGAGTATTTTTGAGGGCCTTCTTCCaaagaatataaatatatatgcaaCAACAGCATCAAATGCAGTGGAAAATAGCTGGGCAGCATATTGTCCTGGAGACCATCCCAGTGTTCCTCCAGAATATGAAACCTGCTTGGGAGACGTATATAGCATTTCTTGGATGGAGGATAGGTACatatgcatgttatatatatatatatattagtcgAGAAATGCTAGGGTGCttttttggtgttcttctagtgtctTCCTAATCTTACgcgaaaattatttatttatttatttattttttaaaaaaaaaaaaaattaagttgctcttatttctcacttggtttttataaaataatttttacttagGACTAGGAAGACAAGGAGAACACAATCagagcacctagcatttcctatattattcatcattatcattttcGTTTATTCCAATTATCTGATAATTGTATTTTCGTTTAAATTAATTAAGccttgaacctttttttttaaaaaaaaaaaaaaaaaaaaaaattcctaacgAATGGgtctcaaaatttttaaaatactcatcattttttttttttgttaggaaagaaaacaaaaattgcaagaaTTTAGGCTTCGGTCAggattaattaatgaaatttgcaaaaataccaacgcctgaatctttgaaaaaaaaattaatatatattttaaaataaaatggatattttaagaattttgagcGGATTTCATGAAAAATCCTAACTtaggggtgaaattgaaaaaaattgaaagatgaatacataaaattgatactttttaaagtttaagggtatATAAAATTTCGAAAGATTACAGGTGgtaagtgaattttttattttttattttgtttttttctgagTGTTGTGTTGCTGACTTTTGGTATTTGCAAATTTGGAGCAGTGACAAACATGACTTGCGCAAGGAAACTTTGGAGCAGCAATATGAAGTGGTAAATGTTTGATGAATGCATGTAATAGAGCATTAATCTTAAAATATGTCATTAATTTACGAattgtgaagaaaaatatatattttattattattattattattattattttgcattcTTGATCACGTGTACATATTTACTGACATACCAAGTAGATGGACGccagaatgcaaaaaaaaaaaaaaaaagcatttgtcAATTGTAAAATGCGTATTTTTGAAGTGatgttaattatatatgttggtAAATTAAAAAGATGTGATTGTATAAATACAGGTCCGAAGAAGAACAGGATTTGATAATTTACAATACAGTTCTCATGTAATGAAATATGGAAATGCAAGCCGTGGGAATGATTTGGTCTCCTCATATATTGGTACAAATCCTGCAAACGACAACTTTACTTTCCTTCATGATTCCTCTTCACCACCGACTCCAAGGCTCGTCAGCCAACGTGAAGCCGACCTCCTCCATTTCTGGcaaaaggttttttctttttcttttattatttatgtcaCTGTAAGTAGGAATTATATTTTcttgataattttaaattattgaagacaaagatatccaatctttgttttgtacACTTACTTTGATATTCTTTTTCAGTACCATAAAGCCCCTGCTGGCTCTCATGACAAGCTTGAAGCTAAAAAAAGACTGGTTGATGAAATTTCTTATCGGAAGCACGTGGAGTACAGTATAAATCATATTGGGATGCTCTTGTTTGGAAATAGTAACAGCTCATCAATACTGTTGGACACTGTTCGGCCACCTGGGCAACCTCTTGTGGATGATTGGGATTGTTTTAAGATGCTTGTAGGCCCTATCACTTCTCTACTCAATCCAACTAGTGCAGCTAACGGTGTACATCATGCTacgtcatttaaattttttaaatgatgtgtcaatattgacattatatacgcCATTAGATGCATAAACTTTAAATTCTgaattctttcaatttcatttgaaatgaagataaTCTGTGAACAAACCGTTAAACCCGTCACTTcgattttaatctttttactttttttcatgCAGGTAACAACTTATGAGAAATATTGTGGATCATTATCCAAGTATGGAATGAAATACATGAGAGCTATTGCTAACATGTGCAATGTTGGGGTTACCATGGAGAAGATGGCTGCGGTATCAATTCAAACTTGTTCTAATTAGCATCTCTTGAAAATGTAATAAATCATACATGGATGATGCTACTTCTGTTTATCATGCTCTAATGTGTTTCAATGCGATTCACATGTATATGATATATATCTCAggagattttatgttttatgatgCTTTTCATCgttattatttttccttgttttttagCCTCCTCTTATGATTATTGGATTGAGATCTCATACAATGTCTGTAATgactttaaagtttaaactctACCATTGGATGTGGTTGAACTATCTCTTTGTTAACTGGGGTGGTTCCACTACCTCCAACCTGACCATTTAGGTTGGTTGAACCACCCTCTTGACTGTcagagtggttcggccactctttttctctctcttatatgTTGTCGCATTTTGAGctgtttattttaaatgaatgacTCAAATTAGAGCTATTGCACCACACATAATACTCTATAGTATTACACTATTACACAATTCCGGAGCATGGTTATTAAATGATGCAATGAATAATATTTGGCATGTGCTATTTGAATCCAAAGTATTAAAAGATACACTCATTGCCACATATAGAGAATTAGAGATAGTATACATGATAAATCAGCCTAAAAGTCTCAATTGGGCCAAATCATTTGGAAGGAAAGAATATTATAACttcttagagcattcctagcagactccctataagggggtctgttccctaagtttaggaaaaatgtcagaaaaatcacaaaaagccacccacagcagactccctatatgctttcttaaaccatcagatgctacagtagaacccaatgttttgggtttcaCTGTAGCGATCCATGTGAATATTATAATCGCAAATAAGAAAATACTCTCTCCTCTCACGCCTCTCAAAgcatcctcttcttctttgttcaagCACTTGCAATGGAGTTCAACCAACATCACTCccaaaacatcaaatattaCTGCTATTTTGTGGACTGCAAATCGGAGAAGAAATCGCAGACGCTATTTTTGATCTCCGTTACTTCTGATCTccgttcttcttcttcttaatctgGAAACCCGGTTGTTTTTTGCCCttaagaaaccaaaatcaaccaTAGATTTTTGCCcacaagaaaccaaaatcatccatatattttaatgatatagggaacgatgaagggaagctattggggtgtattttgacataaggaagcaaaaagtggtttggatccttaaatatatggaaaatgacgaggaagctgctgggaatgctcttaggctTTGTTTGATAAAGGATTGtgtagtgaattttttatttgaatagtaataaaaaatgattgatgtgatataaagtataaagaagttttgaatttgtggtaaagaaaattgaaaattaggcTTTATAGTACATTTTtagtttgaatagtaataataataaaaaaaaatgattggtgtgatataaaaagtaagaatgttttgaaagtgatttttttttttttttttttttttaaatgttttcagTTTGCCAAACAGAGATAGTCAGGATTAAACTAATATTGGATTAATtagacaataaaaataaagaaataaagtaaGCCATAAAAACAATGTAAAAGAGAACTAACTAACAAAAGAGTAACATATAGTTCAAATGTTCAACTAAAGATACTACTATTATGATCATCTAAGCCGCCTCCTCTTGAAAATACCAGCCTCTCTATGAGCATTTCTTACCTTACTCATTTGAAGATGTCTCGAGCTCCTTAATCCTTGAGACCCACCCTTAACATGGAGGGATACCTCCCTATTATTCAACCTCACATGATGGCGATGATGATGGTAGCTACTACGCCTACTTGAAGGGTAGAGAGAGCTCCGAAGCCGatcctttcttctctctctagcCGTCTTCTGCTTTGTATGGAGATTTAAATTACCATATTTGTCTGAATAATCACTATCATCGCTTGAACTGTACCCCATTTCAAAATCTTGAGAACGGCGCTGGTGCCGGCGGTTTATCCTCTTGGTGTTTTTTAACTTGTGCCACAAGAAACAGGTAATGTCTTCTAAAGCAAACCAATATGTTTCACATGCTGC
It contains:
- the LOC132187666 gene encoding vacuolar-processing enzyme-like → MIKTRMMNSWGWGALIFLTLACMINVESMRPLEAMHLNDHHGKRWGVLVAGSSGYANYRHQADVCHAYQVLKKGGLKEENIIVFMYDDIAFHASNPTPGVIINKPYGNDVYYGVPKDYTGDDVNVNNFYAVLLGNKSALTGGSGKVVDSGPNDSIFLYYVDHGSSGILGMPNGEYVYAKDLINVLKKKHAAKTYKSMVIYVEACESGSIFEGLLPKNINIYATTASNAVENSWAAYCPGDHPSVPPEYETCLGDVYSISWMEDSDKHDLRKETLEQQYEVVRRRTGFDNLQYSSHVMKYGNASRGNDLVSSYIGTNPANDNFTFLHDSSSPPTPRLVSQREADLLHFWQKYHKAPAGSHDKLEAKKRLVDEISYRKHVEYSINHIGMLLFGNSNSSSILLDTVRPPGQPLVDDWDCFKMLVTTYEKYCGSLSKYGMKYMRAIANMCNVGVTMEKMAAVSIQTCSN
- the LOC132187894 gene encoding uncharacterized protein LOC132187894 is translated as MGNVIGKAANGIGGVLGHAFVAPIKTIFGESCEGVCSGPWDVACFIEHLCVSNLVKLLMILVLCYIMLLFFYLLFKVGICQCIGRSLCKMCWAACETYWFALEDITCFLWHKLKNTKRINRRHQRRSQDFEMGYSSSDDSDYSDKYGNLNLHTKQKTARERRKDRLRSSLYPSSRRSSYHHHRHHVRLNNREVSLHVKGGSQGLRSSRHLQMSKVRNAHREAGIFKRRRLR